The segment GTTTTTGGGGCCCATGCCCAAACGAATTCCTGCCATGGGTTCCTTGACCACATTGTTCATGACCGGCAGCTTTCAAAGGGTGGTTGAAGAGTCGGTGGGAGCATTCTGAAGAGTTTGCGGACCGTACAGAGGAATACATCAGGTCCCTTGACTATGACGAGGCAGTTGAAATGGTCCGGCCCCAGCCAGACGCCGACCATGTCCGTTCTGCAAGGCTTCCAGTTGCTAATGGGGACACGTCGTTGGTGTATATGACAAGCACCACCTGGGCGAATACCAGAATACGGAGCATTGAACAGCGGAACTATTAACGCCTTTACAGAACAGACCCGTATAATAACCCGAACCTATAAAGGGCTACAGGAATCATAACGTGTTAAGGCCCGTCAATAccagaaaaagcaaatatcGCGCCTAACAGCCTCGTATCGACACCTTGTTGGTCAAACATCGTTACGTGACATGGCAAATGTCTCACTCAGATGCCACCTCAGCCTCACTACCGCAAATTTGCACTCGGCGTTGTCATTCTGAATGCCGAGACAAAGAGCCTGATAGTGTTGCGACTGTGACGCCACTGGCGGCCTTGCGAGTGTGAGGTGGCTATCTCATTGGTGTTCTCATGATTACGCATGTGACAAGTCGCTGGGGGAACGTGAAATGGGTGGTAACGAGGCATCTTGCAGAAAAGAGCAGCCCCAATCAGTGGTTCTACTCTATTTTTGTGATCGAATGGCTGCATTCAGGCATGGAACATGGGATGAGATGGCTACTCTGGCGCAAAGAGAGCCCGAGCCAAAAAGCAGTTGAGATCCAAGCCTTCCGTTTCTTTCTGGTACCTCATACGCTGCCCTCATGAGAAGAGGTTCAAATTATTGCAAACCGCTTCCCATGTCATCAACATTGGAAACATGGAAGATCAGTACAGTGAACATGaacgtcgtcttcgtcatcctccgcGGCCGGATTCAGACGATACCCCACGGGCAATTTCGAAAGTCTCCAGAGATGGCTTCTATCCTCTTCATAACTAGGAGTCGGAGGAATCGCTTTCCCTGGCCCAGGGAGACCACACGCCCTTCAGTGTACTACCCGTCGCCGTTACTGTAACTGAGCTACAAGGTCAGGGTCAACCCGTTCATTCCGACGCCAACGGCTCCCCCGAACGAGAGCCCTTCCTGAGGCCTTTGGACAGCCAAAACTCGGAGTCGGAGTTGCAGACTCGTCTTGAAAACTCCCCCGGGGCAAAGTTCATGGCTGCCCTATCAAGCTCGCCGAGGGTTGAACACAAAGACCATATATTGCTACAATCTCTCACACTGGACGAGGAAGCTCCACCGAAACCTACTCGTCCAAAGGTCAAACCGTTTTGGAAAGTATGGATATTGGAGATGGCCTGCATTTTGCTTAGCTTCTCTGCCTTCATTTGTAGGTCATGTTTCAAGTTCTAGATGCGCGCAGGATTCCAAGCACTAATGCACTCATTCCCTTGTCTCAGTAATCGTCATGGTACTCTCTAAATTCGACCAGCAGAGTGTGCCGGATTTGCCATTAAAGGTCACGCTGAACACGATGCTCTCCTTTTTAGTCACACTGGCGAAGGCGGCCTTTATGTTTCCCGTCTCAATAGCCATCAGCCGGGCGCAATGGAGCTGGCTTCTCCAGGAGAGGCCTCTCTACGACTTCCACGTCTTCGACCAGGCCAGTAGGGGAACCTGGGGCTCCCTGGTCCTGTTATGGCGAATCCGCTGCCGCCACTTTATCGCACTTGGGGCGATTCTCATGGTCGTGAGCACCCTGACGTCTCCAGTTACGCAGCTGGCTATCAATTACGCCGTGCGAGACGTGGTGGCTTCAGGGGAGGCTAATACCTTCGCTGTCCGCACCATCATGTCGCCACAAGACCTCGTTGGCTTGGCGACGCAAGGGTCTGTGTCAATAACTACCTTAGGGGGCAGTGAGGGCATGAAGGGATATGCAGGCCCAGGTCCTACGCTTGGAGCGTTTTGCTCGACTGGAAATTGCACCTTCGATAGGTACCAGTCATTGGGCATCTGCATGGAGATGGTAAACATATCGTCGCAACTTCACATCCAAGAGTTCCAGGATCCAGAGCCATCGCAGAGGGCCTTGTTTGGTATTCCCAACGACTTTGACATATTCCCGGGGGAGAAGATATGGAAGGCATCCCTGCCTGGCGATTACGACTTGATTCACCAAGGTAAGTTGGCATTGATTACGGAAATACTGAATGGACATGACAGCTTCGGGTTTCAAAATAACGAGACCCTATTGCGGACCAGAATTGCGTCCTTTGTGCTCATCTATACTGTTCCAGTGATTCACAACATGCCGTCGGACGTCGATGACGCCGCTTACTTGGACTTGGAGTGGTCGGCAAAGTACATGGCTGGTATTCCCGAGATACAGCATCAGGCTTTGGAGGTTCTATTCTACCTCTGTGTTCAGTCCTATGAGACAAGTTTCCGCAAGGGCGCGGAGACGACTAGCATGGTCGGCTCGCTAGTCAAGCCGCTTGAGCAAGAAACCCATTTCTTCCTGGATATGAATTGCACATCTCAGTTGCATAACAAAACACAGAGTTGCGAGAGTACCAAGTCTCGATGGAACGACACGATTCGACTTGAGAGTCCAGTCAAGGCCCTCAGAGGGCTTAATTCATCAGAAGGAGGTTTCAGCGCTAATTATCGCTCTATGGAAGACATGGCGCAGGAGATGAAACGGGGCCTTACaggcgccgccgagctccTGTACCATCCTCGCTACTTTCCAGACCCAGGTATAGGGGGCAGGGGAGGTGATTTCGTAGAAAACAACCTCGCAAGTGTCCTCTTTGACCCCATCACCATGATGAACCAAACCCGCCGCAATACTTTCCTGCAAAATCTTTATATGAACTTTGCTACCACTTTGTCGTCGACGTAAGCCAGACTAGATGTCCGCAGTTTAAAGCCCTGACACTAATCCTCTACTTCTAAACACTAGACTGCGAGCTGCTACGCCTAGAAGGTTCACGAAAAACGCCTACAATGTTACTGGTGAAGCCTGGAAGGAAGAATCCTACGTTTACATTACTTGGGGATGGATCTCGTTCCTCGCCATTGAGCTTATAACTGCGGCTGGCTTCCTAACTCTTTTAATTGTTACCGAAGGCCGCCTTACTAGTAGCCAGGTATCAAGTCCAGAGGACCGTCTTGTATTCCAGGATATCAAAGACTCATCCTTGGCAATGCTTGTTGCTCTTAACAAGGAGTGTCATGCTGCAGCGGGCGGTGGGCTTCAACCTATGGATGAGCTGAAAAAGACCGCAAGAAGTCTGCGGGTGAAGCTCAAGGGAAATCAAGTTGTACCCCAAGATGGTACCGCTGAAACGCAATCTAGGGGTGATGAGCAGTCAGAGCCGAGTCTAaaaggatgaagatggttcGACACTTTGGTCAAGGGCTGCTACTAATAAACACGAGGCCTGTGTTGAGCTATTACTTGAGAGATATTCTAATGTTCATTCGAAGAATGAAAATGGTCAGACGGTACTGTTCATCGTAGCCCTCTTGTAACCCGTGTGATAGTAGATTGGCAGGACTTTGGCTTTAGTGCTAGTgaatttattatatatatatatatatattatctGGACTACCATCTATTTCTCGGAAACCAGTACCCGACGAGCCGTCCCCTGCCGTAGCATAGCACAGCCTTATATGACTCGCTGCACAAAATAAAGTGTCGGCAGTTTACAATTACGTATGTATTGATGCTTTACCTGGCGTCTGGATCGTACCGACGCCGAAAAAGATACAAGGTGAGGAGCTTTCCGGAATTTCCGGCATGTACACCCTCTGTAGCCAAGACGCGTGAAACTCGAAACGGGGCGACGAAGTTCATGCATAATAGCCGAGAGAAGCTTGGCATGACCCGACTTATCGGGCTTTTAGGCAGCTAGGGTAGTTTATTTTTGGGTATAAACTCGGCAGACAAATTTCCCTGCAGAAACTTTACCATCTTGGCATGAGACGAGTGAGCTTTGCGGGCGCGTTGAGTAATGATGACAAAGCTCTACTGTAGCATGACATGGCAACATGCACCTGTTTGGTCTACTTGCTAGAATGGCGGTTCTGACTCCGGTAGGGTTATCCAAGGTAATTGAAAACACCGAACGCGCATTGCGCATAACATATTCGCGTCTTCTGTTACCCATGGGCCATGTCGTCCGGACCAACGTGGCTCATGAGTCGTGACCCATGCGCCCGCAGGCTTTAAAGCCCCATCGTTGACTGCCAAGTGTGCGCTATTATCTAATACCGCGCGCGTCATGTcctgtctggtctggtgtgatGTTTTCGTTGTTGGTGCCTGAGCCGCGTCTTTGGCAGCCGTGCGAAGCGACCGGCCAGAGTATCCGCGAACAGAGTTATTTGATAATACGATACGATACAATACAATACAATACAATAAAAGACTGGCCAAGAGAATGCAATTTCATCAAGGATGTACCGAGCTGCCGAACTATAGGATCTACCCGGCTACGGAGTGGTTCCTTGCTTCGGCAATTATTCCCGAATTAAAGTTGGCAATTGATAGGCACGCCACATCGAATTGATATAGGGACGCCGCACTTTCCCATTCGCGGATGCCCCATATGTGTTGGTGTAATGCATACCGGGATCTGCAAATGTGGCCGCTGATGATGCATGAGTCCGTGAAATCTCGGTTACTGCATGGTACGAGAACTCCAGACTTGATGCATGGGCATCCTTGATGGCTTCGTGTCGCCTCGTGTGCGTCACCTGCTGAATGAGGAAGGTGCACGTTGTTTATTACGAACTAGGCCGGCGATGCGTCCCAACTTGATTTCCTCCCGCGGCAGCGCACATTGAATGTCTCAACGTCCAGCACTTGGCCGGCCCTGCTGTTGCAAAACGATAATTGCtaaatcaattgatgtcttgGAGCGAACCGTTGACCGGTTAGTTAGTAGCTGACCTGCCGGGAGAGTTCCCCCTACATTTCGCCCCTGGCCATGTACGCAACGCCGCGTTTCTGGACAAGGACCCCCGGATGATGCGCGCTGCCTTGTGCCTGGGAAGCCGGCTATGGTTCATCGTGTGCTCAAGGTTTCCTCTCCCAATACCCCGGTAGCTGGGGCGTGGACGGACAAGGCCGGGGACATGGCAAACGCTAGAGAGTCTTGTATCACCGTCATGCATCACTTTGACTACACCAAGATACCCCGGTTTTGATGTTTCATTGCCGGCAGCCTCTAGTGCAAACCGTCTCCTCGGTACCGAGTAGAGGGGCCCAAAATAACCCAGTTGAGGGCTGACTGGATAATGCGTCGACCGGCGGTGGTCTGATGTAGAAACCTTGCAAAGCCTCATTTTTGGGGTCAAGGGGAATCGTTAGCGTGCTTCTGGAAGCCTAGATACGGACAAAACAGCGACAAGAGCTGGCTCAGCCTCTTTGCATTATAATGCCGTGTGGTGCAATGCCATCAGTTCATCCGTCGGGCCATCAAGCCACCCCCGTGCATCAACAACTTTATTTCGGCCGTATgatggcatcttggctcaACTCTACCAATACTCGTACGGGCTCTCTCTGTTCATGCAAGATAGCACCAAGTCGCTCTTACGCTCTATCGAACTGCCAGTTGAGGCATTCGGCTTTTCGAATCACAATCATGcggtccatgtccatgtcgtaTCCTGGGCAGCGGCCTGTTGCAAGCTACCAGACTGCATCGTGGAAGTGCCATCAAGGTTTTTGGAATACTTGCCGAATAGTCATCTCATAATGTAGAGTTCTTCATGCTTTTGCTCGACAACTAAATCTATAAAGTAGCCACGACGAACCCGACGAGAGGGCAGAAAATCCTCCTCTCCCCATCTCATCACAGCCACGCTTTCAAGTCACATCTTGACTACTTGACCGCACTCTTTAACAAGTCAACAATCACATCCCTTTCTTCCCCTctcaaaaaaataaaacaaaaatgAAGCTTTCTGTGACACTCGCCACCACCCTCGTCGGTCTCGCTGCAGCCGCGCCTCAGAACGACCCTGTCCCCGAGGAGCTAGCGGCCAAAGTAGAAGAGGTCTTGAGGCAGGTAGAAGTCAAAAACAAGGAAGCCGACAACGGGGGAATAGGAGGCACCATCAACGATGTGGTCAAACAAATTGTCCCCCAAGCGGCCGGCAACCTATACCCCCCAATTGGGCAGGGAGCCAGCATCGTGGCCCTTCTCGCAACGTCAGAGTATAAATTCGACGAAGCAAACGGCAAGGAGTGGCTCAAGAACCTAGGCGGCCTAGCACTTTCGTTTCTCCCTAAAGTCGCTACTCTCGGCAATCTGCCCGGCTTCATCGGCATGATAAAGACCATTGCCACTGGTATCGAGGCAGCTCAGTTCCCCGAACTTACGGCCAAACGagccgcagcagcaaaaTGCTTTGCGGACAATAGCCAAAAGACATACAACGATGTTTGCGCCAACTGCAAACCAGAGCTGGCCATGTCGCTGCTCGCCCGACTAAACAAATGCACCGACGAGAACGTCGTCAGCCGAAACGCCTACGAGGACAACAAGTTTGCCCAGAGCTTCTGCGGCACCGTCCTGTGCTCCGGCCACAAGGAAGGAGACATtgacaacatcatcaagcagGGCTTCCGGTACGATCCCGTCCGCGCCTTCTGGtgcaaggagaaggaggagatTATTGGCATGATTATGAGCCCCTGGATCGGCCAGCCGCTGCTGGAAAATTACCACAAGCTCGACCACGAGGACTTGAGGGAGGCTCTGACGGAGCCGTGCCAGCAGCTTTTCAAGGTGCAGGGCTTGCAGATTGACGGCGTGTGCCCGACGAGGGCTGAGTTTGATGAGGCGAACACGCGGTCTGTTCCGCAGAGCTTCTGCGCGCCCGGGAAGAAGATTACCCCCCAGTCGTGAGTCTGACGCTCGAGCCTGGCGAAGAGCTTGATCTTGGGTCGGTTGCTGCCGACTTTTGTGCAATGGATGCCATGTGTGATTTCGAAAACGTGGCTGTTGGGATAGTCTTTTCCGCCGATGGGATCTCGGGTAGCGAGTAGTTGCATGTATTTAGCTTGTATAGAGTCTGTTGGAATTTTTTTGTATCAATATACACAGTCATTACTGCGCGCAATATTTGAAATGATATATAGTTGAATGGTGAACTAGTTGAACCTAGAAAAGTATGCGGAATTGCAAACATCTTAGCGTGCCTTGTACTCGGAATTACACTGTCTTATATAAAGCTTGTAATAGTAATAAGCagattttataatattaacGCTTTTATTAATGTGTTATTACCCGCTATTCAACGTCTAGATAAATTCATAACTGTCCTCATAAACAAGATTTACCTCCTCTCTAGGCTTCCGGGCACTTTTCGCCCGTCCAGTCATAAAATCCACCTGTGACACGAGCGTCGGAAAATCTATTTGATGTCAATCTTGCACACTTAATCCGAGGCCCGTCTTGGCGCATACCGAAGCCATCCTGGGTGCAGCAATCGAGTCCCCCCCATATCAAAGAAGGAGTAGTGGGGATGGATTTTCCCATCAAAACAGAGTACACATTTCCAAATCGATGTAAACTCGTCCATGATTGGTGTGATGGCCAGAGCGGGCGGTCGACTttacgacgacgacgagggctaGCCTGGTTGCAGCGGCACCAAGCAATGGCTTTGGATGGTCTTGGCCGGGGGATACAATCGAGAAACAGATCAAACGCTTGCCTCTGGATCATTGTTGAATAGTCTTAGTATGCCAACGAACAAGTCCATGaaggcctcggcctcgcttGTTTCCATCGTCTCTTCCGAGTACCGCAAGACGCGCCGTGCCAACTACACTCGGCCATGCCGTTAACCAGCATGCACCGCTCTGCAGCAACCCCCCTCCGTACACGGCGCTTCCGAGCTTTCTCAAACCTGCTGAGCCGGGGAGTATTTGGTCCTCGTCCCCCTGGCTTGGAATGCTCTGAAATTGGAACATGGAGTGGAAGCCTGCGGCACTTGGCCAGGGGTACTGGGCGGCAATGCGGTTGAATGGCGTTGCTTCAAACGGAATAGTATCAATACCTTGATGGTATGCGTCCTTGAGAAGACTGCCAAAACATTGGTTTGCATCAAGGCGGACTCGAAAAGCAATCACATTCAGAGACGGTCCCACCACCTCTTGCGCGCCTTGGAAAGCAGCATACCGCCCAGAGACTAGATTGCCAAAGGTAATATCACAAGTCTGCGATATTTGGGACAGGGTAATTGCCCATGCGACTTTGAGCATCACAGGGTAGCTGATGGTTGCGGAATGCTTGAAAGCAAATGCAATAGTGCGCCTTGAGCCCCGAGACATGACGGGCCGAGCATTGCTCAATGCTCGTGAGGGCAGAACCCTCGAGTTTCTCTCGCCAAAAGCAATCGGCCTCATCGTTGCACTGCTGGATGGTGTGCTTGATGGCATTCCTGGCTGACGAGATGAAAACTTGTTCGGAGGATGGGATGGCGCAGCGCAACAGCGGCGCAAGCTTGTTAAACCGCGGGAATCGGCGATGTGCCAACGTCGATGAAGAACCAGCAGTAATAGGCGCGGCACCGTTTTTGGAACTCGACCAGGAAACAGAGCTGCATGTGCGACGCAGGTATACGTCTTCGATTCCAgtctccatggccaaggctggcggcATCTCTCTCTCGTTGGCAGCTCCCATGACACCATTCATGTCTTGGTCCCTTGACATGGAGCCATCGCGCGCCTAGATGTATCCAGGGTTTTTGATAGAGATGACGCTTGCCATGTTTCTCAACGTCTCGGCTCCAAAAATGTCCTGCGCAGTAACCTGTGagcccttggcctcgagcaaAGAGATGAGCCTGGTGGTTGTGAGGGAGTCGCCGCCTACGGCAAAGAAGTCGTCGTGCAGTTCATATGTAACGCCGTCTTGCCTGTTCAGAACCTGCTTCCAAGCGTCTTAAGGACCTCCTCTGCCCTAGTATTCATCTCCATCTTATGACTGCTGCCATCTGCTTCAGTGGTCTGTAGATACTCCATCATCTTGGCTGGGGCTTGGGCCTCGGCGGCTGACACGAGGCGTCTTCTGTCCGTCTTGCCGGCCTCATTCAGAGGCCACGAGCGTACGGGTATCCACAACTTGGGAATCATGTATTGCGGCAAGTTGATTTTGGAGTCTGTGTGCTGTCTTGGATATCGCCTGCTTGAACATGTCTGATGTGTGGGCAAGGAGTGATTCTGGAGAGGTTGCGTGACAGTCTAGCAGCTCAAGAGAAGCGGCCAAGGTGTTGTTGCCGCCTATGTTGACTTTTGCAACGGCAATATGACGGGCTTCTGAAAatcaagggcaagattcAATCGCGTTTTCAAACTCTCCGAGCTTAATCCGCAGTCTGTTGAGCTTGATTTGCCCGTAGTCCTTTCTGCCCACCATCTCCACGTTGCCGTCAAAATTAAACCGCGCCAGGTCTCCTGTTTTGTACAGGATATTGCCCTTTTCCTTGGCAATCCAATTGAAATGTCTGATGAAGGAAGCATTTGTCTTCGCCGCGTCGTTGAGATACCCTCTGGCCAGCGTCGGTCCGGAAACAACGAGTTCCCCGACGCAGCCTATCGGCATCAGATGCCTGCAATCCTCTTGGTCAACAATCCACAAGTAGCCGCCTAGACGCTTTCCCACGTTTCCAACTGGCCTTTCCGGGCTGATGGGCCCGACGGCAAAGCTAATAGCGCTTCTGTTGGGCCATAACTGTTGACAAATACCTCCAGGGGCGGCTCGCGACAAGCCCACTTGTCTATAAAGGCTCGGCTTGCTATCTCGCCTGCAAGAGTGACCAGTAAACCCGGGCATCGCGGCTGGCTCTAACAAGTTGGCAACCGTCGGCGTCAGATCGACAAAGTTGATCTCCATCTTGACAAAAACCTCTTCAAGATGACCTATGCGGTCCTATTCGGACGGGATGCATACGCAGCCACCATAGGCCAGGACGGCAAAAATATCCAGGACGCTGGCGTCAAGCGTATACGAGCTAAACTGAAGAGCGCGCGTCTTGTTCCCGCGTCGATGGTGCTGGTACCTCTTGCCGTGCTCCGAGATGCTCAAGCTTGCGGCACGTGTTTTATCATCACACCTTTGGGCTGCCCGGTGCTGCCCGAAGTAAAAATGACATAGGCTACATCGCTAGGGGTAGCCAGTCGAGCCTCGTGTGGTGTCTGGGCCCAAGTGGGCGTAATGAAAGGAAACGGGGACGCAAGGGCTAGAGTGTGTACGGAGAATCTCAAAGAATTGTGCTGGAGCGCGGAGACAATGACGACTTTTGCCTTGACCTCTTGAATGATAAACTCTAGGCGGGAGATCGGATGAGACGTATTAAGTAGGATATATCCGGCCCCGGCCTTAAGCACTCCCATTATGGCGACCATTATGGAGGCTGATGTTTCAAAACACAATGGAACGAGATCCCCGGGCCCGATACCAAGTCTCCTGACTAGGGTCTCCTTTACAGCCACCGCTGCCGTATCTAGTTCGGCATATGTTAGCTTCCCGTTATGTGCGTTGACGGCAAGATCGTGTGGCTTACGCGCAGCAGAAATCTCGATGAGCTCGTGAAGGCACGTCTTGGTACAACACTGTGGTGTTTTGTTCCAAGCCACAAACTGGGAAAAGTCATGTTGCTCTGCTAGGCTCCATATTGTAGATTGAATAGTGGAAAGGCCGGCACTGTGTCTATTCAAACCCGCAATCATCCATGAAAGCTGCCCAAGCATACCATTCActtcttgtctttgcatCAGCATAGGATCGTACAAGGCGGACAAGGAGATGGTATGTTTCAGGCGATTGTACGAGCATTCCGTCACCAGACTGAAAGAACCGACCATGCCCGGCTGATTATCCAGCACGCGCGTAAGCTCCAGACACGTCGTCTTCTAAATGCGCGGGTTGAACAAT is part of the Metarhizium brunneum chromosome 4, complete sequence genome and harbors:
- the chyA gene encoding Nonribosomal peptide synthase chyA, which codes for MEINFVDLTPTVANLLEPAAMPGFTGHSCRRDSKPSLYRQVGLSRAAPGGICQQLWPNRSAISFAVGPISPERPVGNVGKRLGGYLWIVDQEDCRHLMPIGCVGELVVSGPTLARGYLNDAAKTNASFIRHFNWIAKEKGNILYKTGDLARFNFDGNVEMVGRKDYGQIKLNRLRIKLGEFENAIESCP
- the dtxS1_1 gene encoding Nonribosomal peptide synthetase dtxS1; this translates as MRSRSSGQIKRACFAVTTPRRGSAVAGIDKMAGPTITTMPVVVELDRDQSIAEYLSQIHEQAVSMVPYEYYELGRIQKKTTCLELTRVLDNQPGMVGSFSLVTECSYNRLKHTISLSALYDPMLMQRQEVNGMLGQLSWMIAGLNRHSAGLSTIQSTIWSLAEQHDFSQFVAWNKTPQCCTKTCLHELIEISAAHTAAVAVKETLVRRLGIGPGDLVPLCFETSASIMVAIMGVLKAGAGYILLNTSHPISRLEFIIQEVKAKVVIVSALQHNSLRFSVHTLALASPFPFITPTWAQTPHEARLATPSDVAYVIFTSGSTGQPKGVMIKHVPQA